Proteins encoded by one window of Blautia argi:
- a CDS encoding ABC transporter ATP-binding protein translates to MLKIKDLRKSYGNFELNLSLEVPAGCITGLVGSNGAGKSTTFKAILGLITTEKGSVEVCGKDICTWEAKDREKLGVVLANAGFNTYLTLRDMEGVLSRMYTRFDREMFREYCSRYHLPLDKKLKEFSTGMLAKTKILAAITHKADLLLLDEPTTGLDVLAREELLDMLRSYMEENEERSILISSHISTDLEGLCDDLYMIEKGHIVLHEEMDILLGQYGILKVTKSQFDAMEKQYLLGKIEENYGYRCLTKEKQFYLENYPELTLEKGSVDEVITMLVKGEKI, encoded by the coding sequence ATGCTGAAAATCAAAGATTTAAGAAAATCCTATGGCAATTTTGAACTGAATCTGTCCCTGGAAGTTCCGGCAGGCTGTATTACCGGCCTGGTTGGTTCCAATGGAGCAGGGAAAAGCACGACCTTTAAAGCCATTTTAGGTCTGATTACCACAGAGAAAGGCTCTGTAGAAGTCTGTGGAAAGGACATTTGCACATGGGAGGCAAAAGACAGGGAGAAGCTGGGAGTTGTTCTGGCAAATGCAGGCTTTAACACTTATTTGACCCTCCGGGATATGGAAGGGGTCCTTTCCCGTATGTATACCCGGTTTGACAGAGAGATGTTCCGGGAATACTGCAGCCGCTATCATCTGCCTTTGGATAAAAAACTGAAGGAATTTTCCACAGGTATGCTGGCAAAGACAAAGATTCTGGCTGCCATTACTCATAAAGCGGATTTGCTGCTTTTGGACGAACCGACCACAGGGCTTGATGTGCTTGCCAGAGAGGAACTTCTGGATATGCTTCGCTCCTATATGGAAGAAAACGAGGAGAGAAGTATTTTAATCAGTTCTCATATTTCTACAGATTTAGAAGGACTGTGTGACGATTTATATATGATAGAAAAAGGGCACATTGTGCTGCATGAAGAAATGGATATCCTGCTTGGACAGTATGGAATTTTAAAGGTGACAAAAAGCCAGTTTGATGCCATGGAAAAGCAGTATCTTTTGGGGAAAATAGAGGAAAACTACGGATATCGCTGCCTGACAAAGGAAAAGCAGTTTTATCTGGAAAATTATCCGGAACTGACTCTGGAAAAAGGCAGTGTAGACGAGGTGATTACCATGCTTGTGAAAGGAGAAAAAATATGA
- a CDS encoding sensor histidine kinase, whose protein sequence is MDRYGNKEIKRIIMAVLCVLAGMVLLMVSYLGYGYNRSNEMAAELALQVPSAESIWIEIRERDRTFFSEEEHAKEKELREKYGYSVWSARESREILLLLAAELLLSGVILSLFLYFLRKREKEEEEKTKEQIRKLERCMECFIEGDFDTDRLRNLEALELQGLGDKVQKLGNFIENMKERLEQEENSTKALITDISHQLKTPFAAFKLSYEMLQEDTLTKEEREEFYAQGLQELGNLEKLIQLLLNMSRLEGNMIRLKPQMRNLKETVLGAVNTVIMKAVDKNIEISADMKDCMTKHDFRWTQEAVINVLDNAVKYSMPGSRIEIHLNQLTSYVMLEISDQGIGISSKEKNKIFQRFYRGEQAKEMERDGAGVGLYLARQILEQQGGTICVKEQSCKTGSCFCMMLPLCH, encoded by the coding sequence ATGGACAGGTACGGTAACAAAGAAATAAAAAGAATTATCATGGCAGTCCTCTGTGTGCTGGCAGGAATGGTTCTACTGATGGTTTCTTATCTGGGATATGGATACAACAGAAGTAATGAGATGGCAGCAGAGCTGGCTTTGCAGGTACCTTCTGCTGAAAGTATTTGGATAGAGATTCGGGAAAGGGACAGAACGTTTTTCTCAGAAGAAGAACATGCAAAAGAAAAGGAACTTCGGGAAAAATACGGATATTCTGTTTGGTCTGCAAGAGAGAGCCGGGAAATCCTTCTTCTTTTGGCAGCAGAACTGTTGTTAAGCGGAGTGATACTGAGTTTATTTTTATATTTTCTCAGAAAAAGGGAAAAGGAAGAAGAGGAGAAAACAAAAGAACAGATACGAAAGCTGGAGCGCTGTATGGAGTGTTTTATAGAGGGGGATTTTGATACAGACAGATTGCGTAACCTGGAAGCTTTGGAACTTCAGGGATTGGGAGATAAGGTGCAAAAGTTGGGAAACTTTATAGAGAATATGAAGGAGCGTCTGGAACAGGAGGAAAACAGTACAAAGGCGCTGATTACAGATATATCCCATCAGCTAAAAACACCTTTTGCGGCTTTTAAACTGTCTTATGAAATGCTGCAGGAGGATACGCTTACAAAAGAGGAACGAGAGGAATTTTATGCACAGGGACTTCAGGAGTTGGGCAACCTGGAAAAGCTTATCCAGCTTTTGCTGAATATGTCCAGGTTAGAAGGAAATATGATTCGCTTAAAGCCTCAGATGCGAAATTTGAAAGAAACTGTTTTAGGGGCTGTAAATACAGTAATTATGAAGGCTGTGGATAAAAATATAGAGATTTCTGCGGATATGAAGGATTGTATGACAAAGCATGATTTCAGATGGACGCAGGAAGCGGTTATTAATGTGTTGGACAATGCTGTGAAGTATTCTATGCCGGGAAGCAGGATAGAAATACATCTGAATCAGTTGACCTCCTATGTCATGCTTGAAATTTCAGACCAGGGAATTGGTATTTCTTCAAAAGAGAAAAATAAAATTTTTCAGAGATTTTACCGGGGAGAGCAGGCAAAAGAAATGGAACGGGACGGCGCAGGCGTGGGGCTTTATCTTGCAAGACAGATTTTGGAACAGCAGGGAGGAACCATTTGTGTAAAAGAGCAAAGCTGCAAAACAGGAAGCTGTTTTTGTATGATGCTACCTCTTTGCCATTGA
- a CDS encoding ABC transporter permease yields MKIVTRTAFSNIRTNKNRNILIGIAIFLTTLLLFVIPGIGFGIVNLEFAAVNKAYPTFHGLYRDVKPETVQELQASNRLETIGLRCDPAVMMNDEYSISMLFVDKVCADLNKFELAEGNFPERENEIVVSKGILKVMGLEGKIGDTIHIPYQRMTKDGLDFGSEKDFVICGMMEDTKANEERKNYTALVSKAFAKQILPAEELFYRVYFRIPAQTAGTTDGMEEEMKDIAADFGIDEDNYRENTEYLAANYVDPSVVPAIVMIMLVVVLAGVITIYSIYYVSMIHRVQEYGRLKAIGATRHQIRQIVLKEGFFVAVFAIPVGLLAGTGIVEAAFPIIYHFLDIDTENTMNMAIKELVEGHEVQYLHIWLYLLAAGVALLTVYLSLLKPMRIASRISPIEALRYNGEENHGKGTRKGYESLNLFRLTCSNLARNKKRTVITIVSMAFTGILFVTVSAGLSCSAPRESANASIDGQYLLRVITESGNKEHPELEWNQVQQHNPLTPEVVKEIEKLDGVAKVEVKSSISLKAEEYEDFMQVVGYSENYAEILEKGLVEGKVTYEELKKGDKVILSKTALHWYPELKVGDKILFSYKDGDVVREKTLEIAAIGNYSEGIQDYSTFLTADEAVQKMSQYNVYDIVSVFAEKDYDETLEKALEAICQKAGGMEVSDTWQKGYEEYVTAISFMYIAVYLFLGILGIICMMNMVNTMINSIHVRKKELGMMQAIGLSERQLVKMLNLEGMFYTLGTLFCSVSLGSLGGYAFFLYARENHIMGIQYFHYPTPAVLVLITVMVLFQVILSTVIGKSMKKESLIERIRFSE; encoded by the coding sequence ATGAAAATAGTAACAAGAACTGCCTTTTCCAATATCAGGACAAATAAGAACAGAAATATTCTTATAGGCATTGCTATATTTTTGACCACACTTTTGCTGTTTGTGATACCGGGGATTGGCTTTGGAATTGTAAATTTGGAATTTGCAGCCGTGAATAAGGCATATCCCACCTTTCATGGATTGTACCGTGATGTAAAGCCGGAAACCGTACAGGAATTACAGGCCTCTAACCGTCTGGAAACTATAGGGCTTCGCTGTGATCCAGCAGTTATGATGAATGATGAATATTCCATTAGCATGCTGTTTGTAGATAAGGTTTGCGCCGATCTGAATAAGTTTGAACTTGCTGAGGGCAATTTCCCGGAGCGGGAAAACGAAATTGTGGTATCTAAAGGCATTTTAAAGGTCATGGGTCTGGAAGGAAAAATCGGAGATACCATTCATATTCCCTATCAGCGCATGACAAAGGATGGACTGGATTTTGGCAGTGAAAAGGATTTTGTTATCTGCGGTATGATGGAGGATACCAAAGCGAACGAGGAAAGGAAAAACTACACGGCTCTTGTCTCCAAAGCATTTGCCAAACAGATTCTTCCGGCCGAGGAGTTGTTTTATCGCGTGTATTTCCGTATTCCGGCACAGACAGCAGGAACCACAGATGGCATGGAAGAAGAGATGAAGGATATTGCGGCAGATTTTGGCATTGACGAGGATAATTATCGGGAAAATACAGAATATCTGGCTGCAAATTATGTGGATCCCTCTGTCGTTCCCGCTATTGTCATGATTATGCTGGTAGTGGTGTTGGCAGGTGTTATTACCATATACAGTATTTACTATGTATCTATGATTCACAGGGTACAGGAATATGGAAGATTAAAGGCAATCGGAGCTACCAGACATCAGATTCGCCAAATTGTCTTAAAGGAAGGCTTTTTTGTGGCAGTATTTGCCATTCCGGTAGGGCTTTTGGCCGGTACAGGGATTGTAGAGGCTGCTTTCCCGATAATCTATCATTTTCTGGATATTGATACAGAAAATACCATGAATATGGCAATTAAAGAGTTAGTGGAAGGCCATGAGGTGCAGTATCTGCATATCTGGCTGTATCTTCTGGCAGCAGGAGTTGCTTTGCTTACCGTATATCTCTCTCTTTTGAAGCCCATGAGAATTGCTTCCAGAATTTCCCCTATAGAAGCGCTTCGTTATAACGGAGAAGAAAATCATGGAAAGGGAACGAGAAAGGGCTACGAAAGTCTGAATCTGTTCCGTCTGACCTGTTCAAACCTGGCAAGGAATAAAAAGAGAACGGTGATTACCATTGTTTCTATGGCCTTTACTGGAATCCTTTTTGTAACAGTATCTGCCGGGCTGTCCTGTTCCGCACCCAGAGAATCTGCAAATGCCAGCATAGACGGGCAGTATCTTTTGAGAGTTATTACAGAATCTGGGAATAAGGAGCACCCAGAGTTGGAATGGAATCAGGTACAGCAGCACAATCCTCTGACTCCGGAAGTTGTAAAGGAGATAGAAAAGCTGGACGGTGTTGCGAAAGTAGAGGTGAAATCTTCGATTTCCCTTAAGGCAGAGGAATATGAGGATTTTATGCAGGTAGTAGGATATTCCGAGAACTATGCAGAAATTTTGGAGAAAGGACTGGTAGAGGGGAAAGTAACCTATGAAGAATTGAAAAAAGGCGACAAGGTGATATTAAGTAAAACTGCTCTTCACTGGTATCCTGAGTTAAAGGTGGGAGATAAAATTCTGTTTTCCTATAAGGACGGAGATGTTGTGAGGGAAAAGACCCTGGAAATTGCTGCAATTGGAAACTATTCAGAAGGAATCCAGGATTACAGTACATTTCTGACCGCAGATGAAGCTGTACAGAAGATGAGTCAGTACAATGTATACGATATCGTAAGTGTTTTTGCAGAAAAGGATTATGATGAAACACTGGAAAAAGCACTGGAAGCAATCTGTCAGAAGGCAGGCGGCATGGAAGTCAGCGATACCTGGCAGAAGGGTTATGAGGAATATGTGACAGCGATTTCTTTTATGTATATCGCAGTTTATCTCTTTCTGGGAATCTTAGGTATTATCTGTATGATGAATATGGTAAATACCATGATAAACAGTATCCATGTGCGAAAAAAGGAGCTTGGTATGATGCAGGCAATCGGTCTGTCAGAACGGCAGCTTGTAAAAATGCTGAATCTGGAGGGTATGTTTTATACTCTGGGAACTCTGTTTTGCTCCGTCAGCCTGGGAAGTCTGGGAGGATATGCATTCTTCCTTTATGCAAGGGAAAATCATATTATGGGAATCCAGTATTTTCACTATCCCACACCGGCTGTTCTGGTGTTGATTACAGTTATGGTACTCTTCCAGGTGATTCTCAGCACAGTTATTGGAAAGTCCATGAAAAAGGAATCTCTGATTGAAAGAATCCGCTTCAGCGAATGA
- a CDS encoding flavodoxin family protein, translated as MKVLLLNGSPRKAGCTFTALSTVAKALEENGIETEIFQAGNPEKESIKEAALKLKEADGLIVGSPVYWASPTGQIIEFMDKLCSLAGKDMLYKPAAAVASARRAGTTATLDVLTKYFAFHQMPVISSNYWNMVHGNTPEEVLQDEEGLQIMRVLGKNMAWVLKCMEAGKKAGVQMPTPEEKIKTNFIR; from the coding sequence ATGAAAGTATTGTTATTAAATGGAAGTCCAAGAAAAGCAGGTTGTACTTTTACCGCTCTTAGCACAGTAGCCAAAGCGTTGGAAGAAAACGGTATTGAAACAGAGATTTTTCAGGCAGGAAATCCGGAAAAAGAGAGCATAAAAGAGGCTGCATTAAAGCTGAAGGAAGCAGACGGCTTAATTGTAGGCTCTCCGGTATATTGGGCATCTCCTACAGGACAGATTATTGAATTTATGGATAAGCTCTGTTCCCTTGCAGGAAAAGATATGCTTTATAAGCCGGCAGCAGCAGTTGCTTCTGCAAGAAGAGCGGGAACGACAGCAACCTTGGATGTACTGACAAAATATTTTGCATTTCATCAGATGCCGGTGATTTCCTCTAATTATTGGAATATGGTACATGGCAATACACCGGAAGAAGTATTGCAGGACGAGGAAGGGCTGCAGATTATGCGAGTTCTGGGAAAAAACATGGCATGGGTGTTAAAGTGTATGGAAGCCGGAAAAAAGGCAGGGGTACAGATGCCGACACCGGAAGAAAAGATAAAAACCAACTTTATCCGTTAA
- a CDS encoding GntR family transcriptional regulator translates to MQIIINHSSMVPIYEQLVDQIKTMILNEELKPGEGLPSVRVLAKELKISALTVKKAYDALEAEGFTITVHGKGTYVAEANRDAKLQEQQKEIEAEFERVIGKARRYGMAEEDIRVVFDLIMEE, encoded by the coding sequence ATGCAGATTATAATCAACCACTCATCTATGGTTCCCATTTATGAGCAGCTCGTGGACCAGATAAAAACAATGATTTTAAATGAAGAGTTAAAACCGGGAGAAGGACTTCCCTCTGTACGCGTTCTGGCAAAGGAATTGAAAATCAGCGCACTGACTGTAAAAAAAGCATACGATGCTCTGGAAGCAGAAGGTTTCACCATTACTGTACATGGAAAAGGCACATATGTGGCAGAAGCCAATCGTGACGCCAAGCTGCAGGAACAGCAAAAGGAGATAGAAGCAGAGTTTGAGCGTGTCATTGGCAAAGCAAGGAGATACGGTATGGCAGAGGAAGATATCCGGGTTGTTTTTGACTTGATTATGGAGGAATAA
- a CDS encoding response regulator transcription factor → MKYKILIVEDDAVIQKELKALLTGHGYEVQAVEDFGHTLDLVKDFSPHLILLDIKLPTEGGFSICAKIRSFSSVPIVFVTSCSTDMDELNSILLGGDAFLTKPYNTAILLAKIDSLLKRSYAGEKETCFTHKGVTLHLEDSSISWQGEKTELTKNELKILYYLFQHAGAICSRADIVEYLWDNRLYVDDNALSVNINRIREKLSGLGLRDFIVTRHRQGYKI, encoded by the coding sequence ATGAAGTATAAAATTTTAATTGTGGAAGACGACGCTGTGATACAAAAGGAATTAAAGGCGCTTTTAACAGGGCACGGCTATGAGGTGCAGGCAGTGGAAGACTTTGGACACACTCTGGATTTGGTAAAGGATTTTTCGCCTCATTTAATCCTTCTGGATATTAAATTGCCGACAGAAGGAGGATTTTCCATTTGTGCAAAAATCCGCAGTTTTTCATCGGTTCCTATTGTGTTTGTCACAAGCTGCAGTACGGATATGGACGAGCTCAACAGTATTCTTCTGGGTGGGGATGCTTTTCTTACAAAGCCGTATAATACAGCCATATTGCTGGCAAAGATAGATTCTCTTTTAAAAAGGTCGTACGCAGGAGAGAAGGAAACCTGCTTTACCCATAAGGGAGTTACACTTCATCTGGAGGACAGCAGTATTTCCTGGCAGGGAGAAAAGACAGAACTTACAAAAAATGAACTGAAAATTCTATACTATCTGTTTCAGCATGCAGGGGCAATCTGTTCCAGAGCAGATATTGTGGAATATCTTTGGGATAACCGTTTGTATGTGGACGACAATGCCTTAAGCGTCAATATTAACCGTATCCGGGAAAAACTCTCCGGGCTTGGACTCCGGGATTTTATCGTTACCAGACACAGGCAGGGATATAAGATATGA
- a CDS encoding bile acid:sodium symporter family protein, which produces MKALQKASKFLSDYTSAVVIAIAVVTFLLPGLMGWVNYQLFTDMVGNKFTSQSMIIGIIMFSMGLTLTTQDFKILAQRPLDICIGAVAQYLIMPFLAFGISRVLNLPDAIALGLILVGCCPGGVSSNIMSYLCGGDVAFSVGMTTVSTLLSPIMTPLLVSFLASGTKISIKGLPMFVSIIETVILPIAVGFFLNYLWGKKKTFQNIQKIMPGVAVLGLACVVGGVISSQGANFFTSGVVIFAAVLLHNGLGYLLGYGAGKLTGMNTAKKRTISIEVGMQNAGLATNLATTTAQFASAPQSAVICAVSCVWHSISGTLIAGFFASLDKKREKAGEAQEAVLPEN; this is translated from the coding sequence ATGAAAGCATTACAAAAAGCCAGCAAATTTTTGTCAGATTACACCTCGGCAGTAGTCATTGCCATTGCAGTGGTCACCTTTCTTTTGCCCGGACTTATGGGCTGGGTGAATTACCAGCTGTTCACGGACATGGTGGGAAATAAGTTTACCAGTCAGTCTATGATTATCGGAATCATTATGTTCAGCATGGGACTGACCCTTACCACTCAGGATTTTAAAATCCTGGCGCAGCGTCCACTGGATATCTGCATTGGTGCGGTTGCACAGTATCTGATTATGCCGTTTTTGGCATTTGGAATCAGCCGGGTTTTAAATCTGCCGGATGCCATTGCCCTTGGCTTGATTTTAGTAGGCTGCTGCCCGGGAGGAGTTTCCTCAAATATTATGTCCTACCTGTGCGGAGGTGATGTGGCATTTTCCGTGGGAATGACCACAGTATCTACCCTGCTTTCTCCGATTATGACCCCGCTTCTGGTTTCTTTTTTAGCAAGTGGAACAAAAATCAGCATCAAAGGGTTGCCTATGTTTGTATCCATTATCGAAACAGTGATTCTGCCCATTGCAGTGGGATTTTTCCTTAATTATCTCTGGGGAAAGAAAAAGACCTTTCAGAATATACAGAAGATTATGCCGGGCGTGGCGGTTTTAGGTCTGGCCTGTGTAGTTGGCGGTGTGATTTCTTCTCAGGGTGCAAATTTCTTTACTTCAGGCGTTGTGATTTTTGCAGCAGTACTCCTTCATAACGGATTGGGCTATCTGTTGGGATATGGTGCAGGAAAGCTGACCGGTATGAACACTGCCAAGAAGAGAACCATTTCGATTGAAGTAGGTATGCAGAATGCAGGTCTTGCCACAAACCTTGCAACTACAACCGCCCAGTTTGCCAGTGCGCCGCAGTCTGCAGTTATTTGTGCAGTGTCCTGTGTATGGCATTCTATTTCAGGAACCTTAATTGCCGGATTTTTTGCAAGCCTTGATAAAAAGAGAGAAAAAGCAGGGGAAGCACAGGAGGCTGTGCTTCCGGAAAATTAA
- a CDS encoding response regulator has translation MKRILLLEDDRALNRGISLKLEKEGYEVLSAFSVKEAEEQFQKGKLDLIISDITLPDGNGMDFCREVRKRSDVYIIFLTALDQEVDIVNGYDCGADDYINKALQPSGADFQSKCMYAKNREAEWTDFDFRRFGGTLSYYAGIQKQRCHCVE, from the coding sequence ATGAAACGGATATTATTACTGGAAGATGACAGGGCATTGAACAGAGGTATTTCTTTAAAGCTGGAAAAGGAGGGCTATGAGGTCTTATCTGCTTTTTCCGTAAAAGAAGCCGAAGAACAGTTCCAGAAGGGAAAACTGGATTTGATTATCAGTGATATTACGCTTCCTGACGGCAATGGTATGGATTTTTGCAGAGAAGTGCGAAAAAGGAGTGATGTATACATTATTTTTCTTACTGCTTTAGACCAGGAGGTAGACATTGTGAACGGATATGATTGTGGTGCAGATGATTATATTAACAAAGCCCTTCAGCCTTCTGGTGCTGATTTCCAAAGTAAATGCATGTATGCGAAGAACAGAGAAGCAGAGTGGACAGATTTTGATTTCCGGAGATTTGGAGGTACATTGTCATACTATGCAGGTATACAGAAACAGAGATGCCATTGTGTTGAGTAA
- a CDS encoding winged helix-turn-helix domain-containing protein, whose product MQVYRNRDAIVLSKKEIQLLICLMEHAGTVLTKEQILERVWDKDGQFVDDNTVTVNISRLKNKLDTNAIENIRGLGYIWTGTVTKK is encoded by the coding sequence ATGCAGGTATACAGAAACAGAGATGCCATTGTGTTGAGTAAAAAAGAGATTCAGCTTTTAATCTGTCTTATGGAACACGCGGGAACGGTTTTGACAAAGGAACAGATTCTGGAAAGGGTATGGGATAAAGACGGGCAGTTTGTAGATGACAATACTGTGACCGTAAATATCAGCCGGTTAAAAAACAAGTTGGATACCAATGCAATCGAAAATATAAGGGGATTGGGATATATATGGACAGGTACGGTAACAAAGAAATAA
- a CDS encoding HelD family protein → MKKNQDMLSERQHLLSCLEIIQKNIREYEEKEKASKKEVTQLFQAVKKGEGDSFGLLEAEKNILEHIQNSLRKNRAALKKAYFGRIDYEDKSYGVTESRYIGKNGVTRNSNEVVIVDWRAPVSSVYYENELGEGSYEVPGSEPVEISLFKKRTYDLQGEKLQGFYDNDTAANDDLLVKYLSQHKEAVLGDIIATIQKEQNEIIRTTPYKNMIVQGVAGSGKTTVALHRISYILYNYGEVYKPSEFCIIGSSDMLLNYISSGLPELDVNHVRQMRMDMFLPYLLEKSWKKKYKIVEGNQDAQGKSRLEFISALEDFLKAWIDRYLQLKDIRDKDLGLILSEDNMQDTKMRNPELSLFQLEKLFHQRIRKRIQFLCTEREESFCREKLQEYKNWFCSSKNKWTEAGVYLSFLEERKVLGNSYEDTIIRVGKGEFDLYDAAALCLIRKRIFLKKETDEFSQIILDEAQDFGESVYYVLKQVLPKCYFTIMGDVSQNIRYETGLNNWEILKKILLREGKDSFYLLAKSYRNTIEISEYAGRVLEKASLGGYKIQPVIRHGSPVCVKRGEKEHLAEQLTTLISKIQKRFETIAVICRDERDTEEVRRILGIEKQEGFCNGIMVLPVALTKGLEFDAVVLWQPDKERYGENIKEAKLLYVAITRALHELYLLGEHELTGLLNEKIK, encoded by the coding sequence ATGAAAAAAAATCAGGATATGCTGTCAGAAAGGCAGCATTTGTTGTCGTGTCTGGAAATTATTCAGAAAAATATCCGGGAATATGAGGAAAAAGAGAAAGCCAGTAAAAAAGAAGTTACGCAGCTTTTTCAGGCTGTAAAAAAGGGAGAAGGCGATTCCTTTGGTTTGCTGGAAGCAGAGAAAAATATTCTGGAGCATATACAGAATTCCCTGCGGAAAAACAGGGCGGCTTTGAAAAAGGCATATTTCGGGAGAATTGACTATGAAGACAAATCTTATGGTGTAACAGAAAGCCGTTATATCGGAAAAAACGGAGTTACACGAAATTCCAATGAAGTGGTTATTGTAGACTGGAGAGCGCCGGTTTCCAGCGTGTATTATGAAAATGAACTGGGAGAAGGCAGCTATGAGGTGCCGGGAAGCGAGCCGGTGGAAATTTCTCTTTTTAAAAAGAGAACCTATGATTTGCAGGGAGAAAAGCTGCAGGGATTTTATGACAATGATACGGCAGCGAACGATGACCTTCTGGTAAAGTATCTGTCCCAGCATAAAGAAGCGGTCTTAGGCGATATTATCGCTACGATTCAGAAGGAACAGAATGAGATTATTCGTACCACACCCTATAAAAATATGATTGTACAGGGAGTGGCAGGCAGTGGAAAAACTACGGTGGCGCTGCACAGGATTTCTTATATCCTGTATAATTATGGGGAAGTGTATAAGCCCTCGGAATTTTGTATCATAGGCAGCAGTGATATGCTTTTAAATTATATCAGCAGCGGACTGCCAGAGTTGGACGTGAATCATGTGCGGCAAATGCGTATGGATATGTTTTTGCCCTATCTTTTAGAAAAATCCTGGAAAAAGAAATATAAAATCGTGGAAGGAAACCAGGATGCACAGGGGAAAAGCAGATTAGAATTTATCTCTGCCTTGGAAGACTTTCTAAAAGCGTGGATAGACAGATATTTACAACTCAAGGATATCCGGGATAAAGACCTGGGGCTTATTCTGTCTGAGGATAATATGCAGGATACGAAGATGAGAAATCCGGAGCTTTCCCTTTTTCAGTTGGAAAAGCTATTTCATCAGAGAATTCGAAAGAGGATACAGTTTTTATGTACAGAAAGAGAAGAAAGCTTTTGCAGGGAAAAATTACAGGAATACAAAAACTGGTTCTGTTCTTCTAAAAACAAGTGGACAGAGGCCGGGGTGTATCTGTCCTTTCTGGAAGAGAGAAAGGTGCTGGGCAACAGTTATGAGGATACCATAATTCGCGTGGGAAAAGGAGAATTTGACCTGTATGATGCAGCAGCCCTGTGTCTGATTCGAAAGAGAATTTTTCTGAAAAAAGAAACTGACGAATTCAGTCAGATAATTCTGGACGAAGCACAGGACTTTGGAGAGTCTGTATATTATGTGTTAAAGCAGGTACTTCCCAAATGTTATTTCACCATTATGGGCGATGTATCCCAGAATATCCGTTATGAAACAGGACTGAATAACTGGGAGATTTTAAAGAAAATTCTTTTAAGAGAGGGGAAGGACAGTTTCTATCTTCTGGCAAAAAGCTATCGAAATACCATTGAAATTTCCGAGTATGCAGGCCGTGTATTGGAGAAGGCGTCCCTGGGAGGCTATAAGATTCAACCTGTTATCCGCCATGGAAGTCCGGTCTGTGTGAAGAGGGGAGAAAAGGAACATCTGGCAGAGCAGCTAACGACCCTTATCAGCAAAATACAGAAGAGGTTTGAAACCATTGCCGTAATCTGTCGAGATGAGAGAGATACAGAGGAAGTACGAAGAATTCTGGGAATAGAAAAACAGGAGGGCTTTTGCAATGGCATTATGGTACTTCCGGTGGCGCTTACCAAAGGACTGGAATTTGATGCCGTAGTGTTGTGGCAGCCGGATAAAGAACGCTACGGAGAGAATATAAAGGAAGCCAAGCTTTTGTATGTAGCGATTACCAGAGCCTTACATGAACTGTATTTGTTAGGCGAGCATGAACTGACAGGTCTTTTAAACGAAAAAATAAAATAG
- a CDS encoding ABC-2 transporter permease: MRGLLLKDLALMKGQKKFLLLVILIAAVPVLTSGNIGFLTTYLPFVICFFTISTVSYDEIDNSISFLMTLPVSRKDYAKEKYVCGLLLGLGTLVLCQLLGLAAGFFMSDFIAEVYFLQGAAIAGVIVLFLSVILPIQLKFGTEKGRIFTFVVFIAIMGLAVLVSRLTGLSVDSKIIKSILGILAQIPLWGYILGGVLVSLLLLGISYGISVKIMEKKEF, from the coding sequence ATGAGAGGATTGTTATTAAAGGATTTGGCGCTTATGAAGGGTCAGAAGAAATTTTTGCTGCTGGTGATTCTGATTGCGGCAGTTCCTGTTTTGACTTCAGGAAACATTGGGTTTTTAACTACCTACCTGCCTTTTGTTATCTGCTTTTTTACCATTTCTACCGTAAGCTACGATGAAATTGACAACAGTATTTCTTTTTTAATGACATTGCCGGTTAGCAGAAAAGACTATGCCAAAGAAAAATATGTCTGCGGTTTGCTTTTGGGACTGGGAACTCTGGTGCTTTGTCAGCTTTTGGGTCTGGCAGCAGGATTTTTTATGTCAGATTTTATAGCGGAAGTCTATTTTTTACAGGGAGCGGCCATTGCCGGGGTGATTGTTTTGTTTCTTTCTGTCATTCTTCCCATACAACTGAAATTTGGAACCGAAAAAGGCAGGATTTTTACTTTTGTGGTGTTTATAGCGATTATGGGGCTGGCAGTTCTGGTCAGCCGTTTGACCGGACTTTCGGTAGATTCCAAAATAATCAAAAGTATTTTGGGCATATTGGCGCAAATTCCTCTTTGGGGCTATATTCTGGGCGGTGTCCTGGTTTCTTTGCTGCTTCTCGGAATCTCCTATGGCATCAGCGTAAAAATTATGGAGAAAAAAGAATTTTAA